A portion of the Leisingera sp. NJS204 genome contains these proteins:
- the virB11 gene encoding P-type DNA transfer ATPase VirB11, translating into MLDGNTPRQAPAGLASFLAPIQHHLNRPDVIELCINRPQELFIETYEGWKVEQIDALTFAHLNSFATTAATFTKQTISATKPILSGSLPGGERIQIVIPPAVPDGTVSITIRKPAERTFTLDDYEQSGMFDEILTETNSLSEVDQKLLEFHAAKSWKEFLQCAVLNKKNILVSGSTGSGKTTFSKALIPVIPEHERIITIEDTVELVIPQPNNVRLIYSKDGQGQAKLSARQLLESSLRMRPDRIFLQELRDAEAFYYLRNVNTGHSGSITTIHADSAMLAFEQLALLVKESDAGRDLKRSEIKEMLFQMVDVVVQVKRGNGRYRITEIYFDPRQKFEGATS; encoded by the coding sequence ATGCTCGATGGAAACACGCCCCGGCAAGCCCCAGCGGGGCTTGCTTCCTTCTTGGCTCCGATTCAACACCATCTCAACCGGCCGGATGTTATTGAGCTGTGCATTAACCGGCCTCAAGAGCTTTTCATAGAAACCTATGAGGGCTGGAAGGTCGAACAGATCGACGCGCTCACCTTCGCGCACCTGAACAGCTTTGCCACCACTGCGGCAACCTTCACCAAACAAACTATCAGCGCTACAAAACCTATCCTTTCCGGCTCCTTGCCCGGTGGCGAGCGGATCCAGATTGTTATCCCACCTGCGGTTCCGGATGGCACAGTCAGCATCACGATCCGGAAGCCTGCTGAGCGCACCTTCACTCTGGACGACTACGAACAGTCGGGCATGTTCGATGAGATTCTGACCGAAACCAATTCGCTGTCTGAGGTCGACCAAAAGCTGCTTGAATTCCATGCCGCAAAATCCTGGAAAGAATTTCTGCAGTGCGCGGTGCTGAACAAGAAAAACATTCTAGTGTCCGGCTCGACCGGCTCTGGCAAAACCACCTTTTCAAAAGCTCTGATCCCGGTAATTCCAGAGCACGAACGCATCATCACGATTGAGGACACTGTGGAGCTGGTCATTCCCCAGCCAAACAATGTGCGCTTGATCTATTCGAAGGACGGCCAGGGCCAGGCGAAACTCTCCGCCCGCCAGCTTCTTGAAAGTTCTCTGCGGATGCGCCCTGATCGGATCTTCCTGCAGGAGCTGCGGGACGCAGAGGCGTTCTATTACCTTCGCAATGTCAACACCGGGCATTCCGGCTCGATCACTACTATTCACGCGGATTCCGCCATGTTGGCTTTTGAACAGCTCGCCTTGCTGGTGAAGGAAAGTGATGCGGGGCGCGATCTGAAGCGATCTGAGATCAAGGAAATGCTGTTCCAGATGGTCGATGTGGTTGTGCAGGTAAAGCGCGGCAACGGCAGGTATCGCATCACCGAAATCTACTTTGACCCACGCCAGAAATTTGAAGGTGCAACGTCATGA
- a CDS encoding type IV secretory system conjugative DNA transfer family protein, whose protein sequence is MILEKWPDLSPAAKGSFLGFCALFSIGGGLALSGFVLSRSLNLSFDPIQDLFLWPRIALSDYSGAEVSKWVKLSGYAGLAPALFIVLAFLMNKPKQDLHGKARFAEDRDIKAAGLRSKNGLIAGFTGPLPSRNYGKPVDKLGRHVEEGGAVKIAATGHLTTKNLLTYGGPEHMFLYAPTRSGKGVGVVVPNLLNWPGSAVILDIKKENWTLTAGFRKSGGQDVYLFDPLDPNGKTHRWNPLSTVRRGGDFQIEDLQRLADLFIPVQSKDPFFDRAAQTAFVGVGGYLAETPELPFTLGEIFRQLTLSGNVVETFRRRIEDRKAENRPLSWQTEAALTDFISKSENTFESVKSTITANLGLFANPMLDRATSESDFNFADLRKQRMSIYVGITPNNLGRLGPLLNLFFQSCADANMQELPENNPELKHKVLLCMDEFAAVGELPSFKRGIGYFAGYGLKVLTIIQTPAQLSDIYGADGAAAYMDNAGVEVVFTPKSLKEARNLSERFGTLAMESKSESKSKHLAHSKGTTVSTSEQKRSLMMPQELLAMDQSKALVIIAGQPPVMANKLRFYAEEVFLERSKIAPPDIPSIIPNPLDDKVSRVEEENRELRKEQAQTREEVMALREEMARITALAAHRDENVANGQPASVEMTTEEIEDPGKIMPERLKLDHSSAREKLAALKKSGKLASPEGTKELLSSLGVDLPSPEVA, encoded by the coding sequence ATGATACTTGAAAAATGGCCTGACCTTTCGCCAGCGGCAAAGGGCTCATTCCTTGGCTTCTGCGCACTCTTTTCAATCGGTGGCGGCTTGGCCCTGTCTGGCTTCGTCCTCAGCCGAAGTTTGAACCTCTCCTTTGATCCTATCCAGGATCTCTTTCTATGGCCCCGAATTGCCCTCTCTGACTACTCGGGGGCCGAAGTATCAAAATGGGTCAAACTCTCCGGCTACGCAGGACTGGCACCCGCCCTGTTCATTGTTCTGGCGTTCCTGATGAACAAGCCAAAACAGGATCTGCACGGCAAGGCTCGCTTTGCAGAGGATCGGGACATTAAGGCCGCGGGCTTGCGGTCCAAAAATGGGCTGATCGCCGGGTTCACCGGCCCCCTGCCCTCCCGGAACTACGGCAAACCCGTGGACAAGCTGGGCCGCCACGTTGAGGAAGGCGGAGCTGTCAAGATCGCGGCCACCGGCCACCTGACGACCAAGAACTTGCTGACCTATGGCGGGCCTGAACATATGTTTCTGTATGCCCCCACGCGCTCAGGCAAGGGTGTCGGTGTCGTTGTTCCAAACTTGCTGAACTGGCCCGGGTCGGCCGTGATCCTTGATATTAAAAAAGAGAACTGGACGTTGACGGCTGGGTTTCGCAAAAGCGGCGGCCAGGACGTCTATCTCTTCGACCCGCTGGATCCCAATGGCAAAACCCATCGTTGGAACCCCCTGTCAACGGTTCGCCGCGGCGGTGACTTCCAGATTGAAGATCTGCAACGGCTGGCCGATCTCTTCATTCCAGTGCAGTCAAAAGACCCGTTCTTTGATCGAGCTGCACAAACAGCGTTCGTCGGCGTCGGCGGTTATCTCGCAGAAACCCCGGAGCTGCCGTTCACCTTGGGCGAGATCTTCCGTCAGCTCACTTTGAGCGGCAATGTCGTTGAGACGTTCAGGAGGCGGATCGAGGACAGGAAAGCTGAAAACCGCCCCCTGTCCTGGCAGACAGAAGCCGCCTTGACCGACTTTATCTCCAAGTCTGAAAACACCTTTGAGAGCGTCAAATCCACCATCACAGCCAACTTGGGCTTGTTCGCAAACCCCATGCTCGACCGAGCCACGTCAGAATCTGACTTCAATTTCGCGGACCTGAGAAAACAGCGCATGTCGATTTACGTCGGCATCACCCCCAACAACCTCGGGCGCCTGGGGCCCCTGCTGAACCTTTTCTTTCAGTCCTGTGCTGACGCCAACATGCAGGAACTTCCGGAAAACAATCCTGAGCTGAAGCACAAGGTTCTGCTGTGCATGGACGAATTTGCCGCCGTTGGTGAACTGCCGTCCTTCAAGCGCGGCATCGGTTACTTCGCCGGCTACGGCCTAAAGGTTCTGACGATCATTCAGACGCCCGCTCAGCTTTCCGACATTTACGGCGCGGATGGCGCAGCGGCGTACATGGACAACGCGGGTGTCGAGGTCGTGTTCACGCCGAAAAGCCTGAAGGAAGCGCGCAATCTGTCTGAACGGTTCGGCACCTTGGCAATGGAAAGCAAAAGCGAATCCAAGTCGAAGCACCTGGCGCACAGCAAAGGCACCACAGTCAGCACCAGCGAGCAAAAACGCTCCCTGATGATGCCCCAGGAGCTTCTGGCAATGGATCAATCCAAAGCCCTTGTGATCATCGCGGGACAACCGCCTGTCATGGCGAACAAGCTGCGCTTCTATGCCGAAGAAGTTTTCTTGGAGCGCTCTAAGATTGCTCCGCCCGACATACCCTCGATCATTCCCAACCCGCTCGATGACAAGGTTTCGCGGGTAGAAGAGGAAAACCGGGAACTGCGCAAAGAACAGGCCCAAACCCGCGAAGAGGTGATGGCACTGCGGGAAGAAATGGCTCGGATCACTGCTCTGGCAGCGCATCGCGACGAGAATGTTGCGAACGGCCAGCCAGCCAGCGTTGAAATGACCACCGAGGAAATTGAAGACCCCGGCAAGATCATGCCGGAACGGCTGAAACTGGATCATTCGAGCGCGAGGGAAAAGCTCGCTGCGCTCAAGAAATCCGGAAAGCTAGCATCGCCAGAAGGGACCAAGGAGCTGCTTTCGTCGCTTGGCGTCGATCTCCCCAGCCCCGAAGTTGCATAG